The following are encoded in a window of Verrucomicrobiia bacterium genomic DNA:
- a CDS encoding GDSL-type esterase/lipase family protein: MKSCQRLHWFFAGLALALAVGGLCAQSGATAAPRRDPWLWPSASPSTWNQPIGSAAHYVPAGLKAEGGFAVDEEILLRVAPDAPERPLFAPKFWDMLAGGTLRTLLALPLAGAPAMPAPINQPVPEKTAGLTKIALRNPSMTDGLDKPEHWTSEFVSQGKIKVSRDTATFHSAPASLALAAVEGAAQAQVSQFFAVQGGERLRLSGWVRADGGANAMLALQSFTADWKGIDFKVVGNALTGFDWRKAEGEVVLPTNAVRAAVVLMLQGPGVVWLDDVSLDGTDPGADAKPQAVPRPKPQGPPKPRHSCDPAEGFWPDYPQAWRQVLDGQLQRAKEGPAPLIFLGDSLVQGWSEQPRWKEHYAKLGAVNYGVGGDGTPQLLYRIEKGILDGLNPKVVMLSVGVNNLWPGFGADDTVKGIKAVVAAIQAKAPDAKILLVSNWHFFDKGDGGTRRRVDTINAALKEFADGRRVVFLEISERLLRPDRELELKFYTADKLHLSAAGYRLWAEVMDPVLETMLK, encoded by the coding sequence ATGAAATCGTGCCAACGGTTGCACTGGTTTTTTGCGGGTTTGGCCCTGGCCCTGGCTGTGGGTGGGTTGTGCGCGCAGTCTGGCGCCACCGCCGCACCGCGCCGTGATCCCTGGCTCTGGCCATCCGCCAGCCCCAGCACTTGGAACCAGCCCATCGGCAGCGCCGCGCATTACGTGCCAGCCGGACTCAAAGCTGAAGGCGGCTTCGCTGTGGATGAGGAGATTCTCCTGCGCGTGGCACCTGACGCGCCCGAGCGTCCGCTTTTCGCGCCGAAGTTCTGGGACATGCTCGCTGGAGGCACCCTGCGGACCTTGCTTGCGCTGCCCCTGGCCGGCGCGCCCGCCATGCCCGCGCCGATCAACCAACCCGTGCCCGAAAAAACAGCCGGCCTGACCAAGATCGCCCTCCGCAACCCATCCATGACTGATGGCTTGGACAAGCCCGAGCACTGGACCAGCGAGTTTGTCAGCCAGGGCAAGATCAAAGTCTCGCGTGACACGGCCACCTTCCATTCCGCGCCCGCCTCGCTGGCCCTTGCAGCGGTGGAGGGGGCGGCGCAAGCCCAAGTGTCCCAATTCTTTGCGGTTCAAGGCGGCGAGCGCCTCCGACTCTCCGGCTGGGTTCGCGCCGACGGCGGTGCCAACGCCATGCTGGCGCTGCAAAGCTTCACCGCCGACTGGAAGGGGATTGATTTCAAAGTGGTGGGCAACGCCCTCACCGGCTTCGATTGGCGCAAAGCCGAGGGTGAAGTTGTATTGCCCACCAACGCCGTCCGCGCTGCTGTGGTGTTGATGCTGCAAGGCCCGGGTGTGGTCTGGCTCGATGATGTGAGCCTGGACGGCACCGATCCCGGCGCGGACGCCAAACCCCAGGCCGTCCCACGGCCCAAGCCGCAAGGCCCGCCCAAACCCAGACACTCCTGCGACCCGGCGGAAGGTTTCTGGCCCGATTATCCCCAAGCCTGGCGGCAGGTGCTTGACGGCCAGCTCCAACGTGCCAAGGAAGGTCCTGCCCCCCTTATCTTTCTTGGCGATTCATTGGTTCAGGGTTGGAGCGAGCAGCCGCGTTGGAAAGAACACTATGCCAAACTGGGGGCGGTCAATTATGGGGTGGGCGGCGATGGCACCCCACAATTGCTCTATCGCATCGAGAAAGGGATTCTGGACGGACTGAACCCGAAAGTTGTGATGCTGTCCGTCGGGGTGAACAACCTCTGGCCCGGCTTTGGCGCTGACGATACCGTGAAAGGGATCAAGGCGGTGGTGGCGGCAATTCAGGCCAAAGCGCCCGACGCCAAGATTCTGCTGGTTTCCAACTGGCATTTCTTCGACAAGGGTGACGGCGGCACGCGCCGGCGCGTGGACACCATCAACGCCGCGCTGAAGGAGTTCGCCGACGGTCGGCGGGTGGTCTTCCTGGAAATCAGCGAGCGGCTACTTCGGCCGGATCGGGAACTGGAGCTGAAATTTTACACCGCGGACAAATTACACCTTTCTGCCGCAGGCTATCGCCTGTGGGCAGAGGTTATGGACCCGGTGTTGGAAACCATGCTTAAATAA